Sequence from the Christiangramia fulva genome:
TAATGCTTTTATCGCATTATGAGGATAAAACGTAAAGGCTAGTATTCCAAAGAGCAGCATGATGTTTATCAAAAAGGCATATTTTGATAACCGATACAGTGCGTAAAATACTGAAATTGTCAAAACGATCATTAAAAGTATGTGTAGTGGATTAGCTAGTTGCATTAGACTTTTCCCTTTAGATACCTATTGAACTTGATTTTATAGCGATGTCCACACCACGTCTTAAGCGATTAAATACTTTCATTGCCAGTTGTGCCTGTGTAACCGGAATACTTGGTAACATTGGAACATCACTTTCTTTCATTATTCTAAAGGCAATCGCTCTTTCACTGGTCGGCAATTTCATAAGCGAAGCAAAATAGATTTTAGGGTTTCTGATAAAATCCTTGCGAGCCTGATAGGTTTCGGCAAAGTTTCTTTGGTAGCCAAAAGTTCTGTCAAAGGTCTTTTCTGCCCGGTCAAAAAACTTATCCCGGTCGAAGCCCCGTTTTATGTTCTTACCGTGCATCTCGACTTCCGAGGCCTTATGTTTGCTCCCGGGTGAAAGGCTAAAGGTATTGGATACGTCTTTTCTGCTTACGATGATATGGATATGGCTTTGATTTCCTGCCTTTGGCATCCCCTGGACAATTCGCTTCCCGTCTTGTTGCTGCGGAGCCTCCTTTTCCAATCGGTCAATTTTATTCTGCAATAGTTTAATATTGCCTTCAGCTCGCCCCTCTTTAACGTTTCTGATTTCAGTTTTGAGCTGCAATATTTTGGTAGCAAAGGGTTGGTTTTCCCAAATCTGCCAATCCGTTCCCTTAAAAGTTCGTTGGTGTTCTATTTTGGCGTAATATTTTATATCATCGATGTTAATCGGTCTTCCGTTGATTTCCCGATTGAAGGATGCCACATAGTCCTTCATCAGTTCACGGGTGTATCTCTTTAGATCCTCGCTGTTATTCTGTAACCGGTTCAGTTCATATTTGGAAGGACTGACCGTAATCGAATAGAATTTCGGCTCGGTCTTTTTAAGCTTGGCACCATTTCCATCAATTTCCTTTACAACTTCATCCGCTGATATTCCCTCATCATATTGATTGAAAAAATGTTCCATAGCTCCCTGTTCCAAGCCCTGGTTTTCTTTCTCCAGATAGCCCACAAAATCCGCTGAACTTTGTGAGTAATTGTTCCCTAATTTTTGGGGTGTGATGGTGATGTACATAGCTCAAAAATTAGAGTTCGCTGTTGTCGTTTAGCTTTTCCCGAAAACCTACTTCATTCTTTTCTTGAAGGATTTTCTTTTCCAGAATCAAGGGCTTCTTTTTGGGTTCCTCGGTTTGGAAAAGAGATTCCAACATTGCGACGGTGGGTTTGGTCTGGCTCTTTTCCATATCCCTCATAATGGCAATCACCGCATTGATTCGCTTCTTGATTGAAGCTTCGATTGTCCTTCCCGTAGGCCCTAGTTTTTCCTTTGGGGAAATTTCGTTGTAGAAGAAAAAGTCAAGCATTGTATCTAATGCTTCAGTGTGTGATTTGAAGTGTTTTTGAAAATTCCTGAAAACGTTTTGCCGTTTTCTTTTTAAACCTGATGCCGATAAATGAGTCCATAATTCGCCGATTTGTCGCAAATCCTTCCCTAAAAATGGGCATTCACAGGGCATTTGTCGCAAAGTGTAGAAAGTCGGGAATTTATATTTTTTACAATACGCTGAATATGAGCGTACTAAAAACAGAAAGGAGTGCTTAACATCGCATCGCGTGTTACCCTCTTGCTTGCTTGTTTTACCACTCAACCATGGAATGCTTTTTTTACTTCAATTCATGGGAGGCAGAACATGAACCTAATCACTATTAGTATCATGCCCGTTTCATAAGCAATTCCACTGTAATGGCCATCAACTGGGTTTATGGAAGTTGCTTTCCCTTCTCGCTCCGAATCAACTGACGCTATCATTCTTGATTAACACTTTTTTACATTAAATAACAATGATTAACTATGTTCCGGTAAATGAATGCTTTGTTTTAGACCATTACTAATCACAAATTATTTAAATTATGAGAAAGTTATTTTTACTTTCAGCATTTGGACTTATGTCTATGGGAGCTTTTGCCGCTAATGACAAAGCAAAACCAGAGTTTTCGAATCTCGAGACTGAAGTTATCGGAAGCAGCATGGAAACCATGGAAGCTGAAACAACTATTGACGTCGTAAGGGCTGAAATCATCGTAAACTGTGAGGATGGATCTTCTTACACTGTAAGTTGCGATACATGTAGTACCTCTCAGCTTGTGGGAATAGCAATGGCTTTATGCGCCTAGACAACATGCCCTT
This genomic interval carries:
- the mobB gene encoding MobB family relaxase, which codes for MYITITPQKLGNNYSQSSADFVGYLEKENQGLEQGAMEHFFNQYDEGISADEVVKEIDGNGAKLKKTEPKFYSITVSPSKYELNRLQNNSEDLKRYTRELMKDYVASFNREINGRPINIDDIKYYAKIEHQRTFKGTDWQIWENQPFATKILQLKTEIRNVKEGRAEGNIKLLQNKIDRLEKEAPQQQDGKRIVQGMPKAGNQSHIHIIVSRKDVSNTFSLSPGSKHKASEVEMHGKNIKRGFDRDKFFDRAEKTFDRTFGYQRNFAETYQARKDFIRNPKIYFASLMKLPTSERAIAFRIMKESDVPMLPSIPVTQAQLAMKVFNRLRRGVDIAIKSSSIGI